In one window of Prevotella fusca JCM 17724 DNA:
- a CDS encoding type VI secretion system Vgr family protein — translation MAFPDIRFTVTIGDTAIPTFKSFRLEQRIGDHHYFELVLDLETGSSRFSHDMGSSSDWLSEPLTVRIDGSTSFLGVVTNVHMHREDSEFGHLVVSGYSATYRLETAPGNFSWTGKKIGEIVSRLCDDANVGSRVNAAYDGRPDYLCQYGESQFGFIRRLASQYKEWLYYDGTSLVFGRPKTLPDSVCLEFGTTLSSLDIGIQTLARPKKAYSYHSSSDQQMDEASPSETAGQDLLARKAVAASMKLFSVPARQYAEQRVNSGPELVDYMRRKQSAETAESHYVTAESRVPGLCVGSVVKIDSSFYQSFRSLSRRTLGEFIITEIVHEVGEDGYYRNRFKALPSALEVIPVPDARIPHAETQMATVTRNDDPKGSGRIQVRMNWQADDMNTNWIRVMTPDGGSSSDVKSNRGFVFIPEVGDHVLVGFRHGDPSRPYVMGSLFNGFTGKGGFAANHKKSLTTRSGSTVTFDDTAHTILLQTTRANKIFIDERNGTITISSAEEVNVNTKNVNIDASEDMKINVGRNLDLNVGEDANISIGGDKNVSIGGEKTTSVSQSVETSIGGDLRMDIVGKTKQTTADMSMTVTQGDIIISAASKALLQGGDDARISKG, via the coding sequence ATGGCATTTCCCGACATACGCTTCACCGTGACCATCGGTGACACTGCAATCCCTACCTTCAAGTCCTTCCGCCTGGAACAGCGCATAGGCGACCATCATTACTTCGAGCTGGTCCTCGACCTCGAGACCGGCAGCAGCCGCTTCTCACATGACATGGGCAGCAGCTCCGACTGGCTCAGCGAGCCCCTGACCGTCCGCATAGACGGCAGCACCTCCTTCCTGGGCGTGGTGACGAACGTCCACATGCACCGTGAGGACAGCGAGTTCGGGCATCTCGTCGTGTCCGGCTACTCCGCCACCTACCGACTGGAGACCGCCCCCGGCAACTTCTCATGGACAGGGAAGAAGATCGGAGAGATCGTCAGCCGGCTCTGTGACGATGCGAATGTTGGGTCACGGGTCAATGCCGCCTATGACGGCAGGCCTGACTATCTCTGCCAGTACGGCGAGTCCCAGTTCGGTTTCATCCGCCGCCTTGCCTCACAGTACAAGGAATGGCTCTACTATGACGGCACATCCCTCGTCTTCGGCCGCCCCAAGACACTTCCCGACTCGGTCTGCCTTGAGTTCGGCACCACCCTCTCGTCGCTTGACATCGGCATCCAGACGCTTGCCCGTCCCAAGAAGGCCTACAGCTACCACTCCTCGTCCGACCAGCAGATGGACGAGGCGAGCCCGTCGGAGACGGCCGGGCAGGACCTCCTTGCCCGCAAGGCGGTGGCAGCCTCGATGAAGCTGTTCAGCGTCCCTGCACGCCAGTATGCCGAGCAGCGTGTCAACTCCGGTCCGGAGCTGGTGGACTACATGCGCCGCAAGCAGTCGGCAGAGACGGCGGAGAGCCACTACGTCACCGCCGAGAGCCGTGTCCCGGGGCTGTGCGTGGGCAGCGTCGTCAAGATAGACAGCTCCTTCTACCAGTCCTTCAGGTCCCTCTCCCGCAGGACGCTGGGCGAGTTCATCATCACCGAGATCGTGCACGAGGTGGGCGAGGACGGCTACTACCGCAACCGTTTCAAGGCTCTCCCCTCCGCCCTTGAGGTGATTCCCGTACCCGACGCACGCATCCCGCATGCCGAGACGCAGATGGCGACGGTGACCAGGAACGACGACCCTAAGGGCAGCGGCCGCATCCAGGTGCGGATGAACTGGCAGGCTGACGACATGAACACGAACTGGATCCGTGTGATGACACCGGATGGTGGTAGCAGTAGTGACGTGAAGAGCAACCGCGGCTTCGTATTCATCCCCGAGGTAGGCGACCATGTCCTCGTCGGCTTCCGCCACGGCGACCCCTCCCGTCCCTATGTCATGGGCAGCCTCTTCAACGGTTTCACGGGAAAGGGCGGTTTTGCTGCCAACCACAAGAAAAGTCTTACCACCCGGAGTGGTTCGACCGTCACCTTTGATGATACCGCCCACACTATCCTTCTACAGACAACCCGTGCCAATAAAATCTTCATTGATGAGAGAAATGGCACCATCACCATATCTTCTGCCGAAGAAGTGAATGTCAACACAAAGAATGTCAACATAGATGCCTCCGAAGATATGAAAATTAATGTTGGCAGAAATTTAGATTTGAATGTAGGAGAAGATGCAAATATTTCAATTGGAGGAGATAAAAATGTTTCGATAGGAGGAGAAAAGACAACCTCTGTTAGTCAATCTGTTGAGACATCAATTGGTGGAGATTTGCGAATGGACATAGTCGGAAAAACTAAACAAACTACAGCAGACATGTCTATGACTGTAACTCAAGGAGATATTATCATTAGTGCAGCTTCAAAGGCTCTTTTACAGGGCGGCGATGATGCGAGAATAAGTAAAGGATAA
- the tssD gene encoding type VI secretion system tube protein TssD — protein sequence MGSFRATLELGGKEYDVLYSNYEFSRNTDSKGKPSSSISGGRVSVTVESTDDTTAIEAMLNSQFKAVEGKIVYKKTEEDAKMKEICFRNAYIVHYKETLNVENETPMTIAMTFSAETITVGNAELDNRWPRT from the coding sequence ATGGGTTCATTCAGAGCAACATTGGAATTGGGTGGCAAGGAGTATGACGTACTCTATTCCAACTACGAGTTCAGCCGCAACACCGACAGCAAGGGCAAGCCTTCATCAAGCATCTCGGGCGGCCGCGTAAGCGTGACGGTAGAGTCAACGGACGACACTACGGCCATCGAGGCCATGCTCAACAGCCAGTTCAAGGCCGTCGAGGGCAAGATCGTCTACAAGAAGACCGAGGAGGACGCGAAGATGAAGGAGATCTGCTTCAGGAATGCGTACATCGTCCACTACAAGGAGACGCTGAACGTTGAGAACGAGACTCCGATGACCATTGCGATGACCTTCTCTGCGGAGACCATCACGGTGGGCAATGCGGAGCTTGACAACCGCTGGCCACGCACATAA
- a CDS encoding toxin-antitoxin system YwqK family antitoxin, which produces MKKLIMLSIILTGINSCSVPDNSSNTRAKIGKQMETTSEKIDTLLFQMNRGNNNEYMYRTGQWQVLQRYMSDNNVYYYYERKLKDGELVEEYRRFFSSGKLNVRGFSYKNHGFPIGVWSEYNEDGILIREIDKDEPFKNYPWNEVRLFMEKEYHVDFFDKHTIVHRYLDKTSTPVYDICWRSKNDVFKNVIIDINTRKVIKEEDFKAQK; this is translated from the coding sequence ATGAAAAAACTTATTATGTTATCGATAATATTGACAGGCATTAACAGTTGCAGTGTACCTGATAATAGTAGTAACACCCGAGCTAAAATAGGAAAACAAATGGAAACAACAAGTGAAAAAATTGATACACTTCTGTTCCAGATGAACAGAGGAAACAATAATGAATATATGTATAGAACAGGACAATGGCAAGTTCTACAAAGATATATGAGTGATAATAATGTATACTATTATTATGAAAGAAAACTAAAGGATGGGGAACTTGTCGAGGAGTATCGTAGATTTTTCTCAAGTGGCAAACTCAATGTGAGGGGATTTAGTTATAAGAACCACGGTTTTCCTATAGGCGTCTGGAGTGAATATAATGAAGATGGGATATTGATAAGAGAGATTGATAAGGATGAGCCTTTCAAGAATTATCCTTGGAATGAAGTACGCTTGTTTATGGAGAAAGAATATCATGTTGATTTCTTTGACAAGCACACGATTGTACATCGTTATCTTGATAAGACCAGTACCCCAGTATATGATATTTGCTGGCGAAGCAAGAATGATGTATTTAAGAATGTTATAATAGACATCAATACGAGAAAAGTGATAAAAGAAGAGGATTTTAAAGCTCAAAAGTAG